A region of Piscinibacter gummiphilus DNA encodes the following proteins:
- the fdx gene encoding ISC system 2Fe-2S type ferredoxin — MPIIRILPHPEYCPNGTEIKADTGTSLCEAMLENGIAIEHACDMVAACTTCHVIVREGFRSLGEIEENEEDMLDRAWGLEPNSRLSCQAIVSNQDVVVEIPKYSINHAKENH; from the coding sequence ATGCCCATCATCCGGATCCTTCCCCATCCCGAGTACTGCCCGAACGGCACCGAAATCAAGGCCGACACCGGCACCTCCCTGTGCGAGGCCATGCTCGAGAACGGCATCGCCATCGAGCACGCCTGCGACATGGTGGCGGCCTGCACCACGTGCCACGTGATCGTGCGCGAGGGCTTCCGTTCGCTCGGCGAGATCGAGGAGAACGAGGAGGACATGCTCGACCGCGCGTGGGGCCTCGAGCCGAACTCGCGCCTGTCGTGCCAGGCCATCGTGTCGAACCAGGACGTCGTGGTCGAGATCCCGAAGTACTCGATCAACCACGCCAAGGAAAACCACTGA
- a CDS encoding ANTAR domain-containing response regulator codes for MNPTRPSTAALRIVIVAPDSLLADGTDTRAVTEAERSRSLRIGLLENGYNIVAVLPADVFLPDRLAQIAPDMIIVDAESQARDTLEHVVLATRDARRPIVLFTEDEDTSHVGAAIAAGVTAYVVAGMAPDRVKPVLEVALARFEHEEGLRRELADARTELSERKVIDRAKGLLIKAHGLTEDAAYARLRKTAMDKGLRLADVAQRLIDVSDLLA; via the coding sequence ATGAACCCGACGCGCCCCTCCACCGCCGCGCTGCGCATCGTCATCGTCGCCCCCGACTCGCTGCTGGCCGACGGCACGGACACGCGGGCGGTGACCGAGGCCGAGCGCTCGCGGTCGCTGCGCATCGGGCTGCTCGAGAACGGCTACAACATCGTCGCGGTGCTGCCGGCCGACGTGTTCCTCCCGGACCGCCTCGCCCAGATCGCCCCCGACATGATCATCGTGGACGCCGAAAGCCAGGCGCGCGACACGCTGGAGCACGTGGTGCTCGCGACACGCGACGCCCGCCGCCCCATCGTGCTGTTCACGGAAGACGAGGACACCTCCCATGTCGGTGCGGCCATCGCCGCCGGCGTCACCGCGTACGTGGTGGCCGGCATGGCGCCCGACCGCGTCAAGCCGGTGCTCGAGGTCGCCCTCGCCCGCTTCGAGCATGAGGAAGGCCTGCGCCGCGAGCTGGCGGACGCGCGCACCGAGCTGTCGGAACGCAAGGTGATCGACCGCGCGAAGGGCTTGCTGATCAAGGCGCACGGCCTGACCGAGGACGCCGCGTACGCCCGCCTGCGCAAGACCGCGATGGACAAGGGCCTGCGCCTGGCCGACGTGGCCCAGCGACTGATCGACGTCAGCGACCTGCTCGCCTGA
- the hscA gene encoding Fe-S protein assembly chaperone HscA, translating into MALLQISEPGGAPDPHQRRIAVGIDLGTTHSLVAAVRNGVAECLPDDAGRVILPSAVRYIDGGRRQIGHDALKEAAADPRNTIVSVKRFMGRGLADVADRAKLPYDFVEAPGMVQLNTAHGVKSPVEVSAEILATLRYRAEDTFADDLFGAVITVPAYFDDAQRQATKDAAQLAGLNVLRLINEPTAAAIAYGLENGSEGLYAVYDLGGGTFDISLLRLSKGVFEVIAAGGDSALGGDDFDAALADWALAQAGLEAATPQDKRAVLVAARAAKEKLSATDHTTLACPLSTGELSVRVTRAQFDSLTEPLLSRTVAAMRKVLRDAKATKDEVFGVVMVGGSTRMPQVQHVVGEFFGKTPLTNLNPDEVVALGAALHANTLAGNAGADEMLLLDVIPLSLGLETMGGLVERIIPRNSTIPTARAQDFTTFKDGQTALAIHVVQGERELVSDCRSLARFELRGMPPMAAGAARIRVTFQVDADGLLSVAAKEETSGVEAAITVKPSYGLADEDIARMLQESFTTAEVDMKARALRESQVEAERMLLATRAALEADGDLLDATQRAAIDTLLQDLETLRAGEDNAAIDRGVEALAQGTEAFAAERMNRSLRTALTGKRVEEV; encoded by the coding sequence ATGGCACTGCTTCAGATTTCCGAACCCGGGGGCGCCCCGGACCCCCACCAGCGGCGCATCGCCGTCGGCATCGACCTGGGGACGACCCACTCCCTCGTGGCCGCCGTGCGCAACGGCGTGGCCGAATGCCTGCCCGACGACGCGGGCCGCGTGATCCTGCCCTCGGCCGTGCGGTACATCGACGGCGGCCGCCGCCAGATCGGCCACGACGCGCTGAAGGAAGCCGCCGCGGACCCGCGCAACACCATCGTCTCCGTCAAGCGGTTCATGGGCCGCGGGCTCGCCGACGTGGCCGACCGCGCCAAGCTGCCGTACGACTTCGTCGAGGCGCCGGGCATGGTGCAGCTGAACACGGCCCACGGCGTGAAGTCGCCGGTGGAGGTGTCGGCCGAGATCCTCGCCACGCTGCGCTACCGCGCGGAAGACACCTTCGCCGACGACCTGTTCGGTGCCGTGATCACGGTGCCCGCGTACTTCGACGACGCCCAGCGCCAGGCCACGAAGGACGCGGCCCAGCTGGCCGGCCTCAACGTGCTGCGCCTGATCAACGAACCCACGGCAGCGGCCATCGCCTACGGACTCGAGAACGGCTCCGAGGGCCTCTACGCCGTGTACGACCTCGGTGGCGGCACGTTCGACATCTCGCTGCTGCGCCTGTCCAAGGGCGTGTTCGAGGTGATCGCGGCCGGGGGGGACTCCGCGCTCGGCGGCGACGATTTCGACGCGGCGCTCGCCGACTGGGCCCTGGCCCAGGCCGGCCTCGAAGCCGCCACGCCGCAGGACAAGCGTGCCGTGCTGGTCGCCGCCCGCGCCGCGAAGGAGAAGCTTTCGGCCACCGACCACACCACGCTCGCGTGCCCGCTGAGCACGGGTGAACTGTCGGTGCGGGTCACGCGCGCCCAGTTCGACTCGCTGACCGAACCGCTGCTGTCGCGCACCGTCGCCGCCATGCGCAAGGTGCTGCGCGACGCCAAGGCCACGAAGGACGAGGTGTTCGGCGTGGTGATGGTGGGCGGGTCCACGCGCATGCCGCAGGTGCAGCACGTGGTGGGCGAGTTCTTCGGCAAGACGCCGCTCACGAACCTGAACCCCGACGAGGTGGTGGCGCTGGGCGCCGCGCTGCACGCGAACACGCTGGCCGGCAACGCCGGGGCCGACGAGATGCTGCTGCTCGACGTGATCCCGCTGTCGCTGGGCCTCGAGACCATGGGCGGGCTGGTCGAGCGCATCATCCCGCGCAACAGCACCATCCCCACCGCACGCGCGCAGGACTTCACCACGTTCAAGGACGGCCAGACCGCGCTCGCGATCCACGTGGTGCAGGGTGAACGCGAACTCGTCAGCGACTGCCGCTCGCTCGCCCGCTTCGAGCTGCGCGGCATGCCCCCGATGGCTGCTGGTGCCGCGCGCATCCGAGTGACCTTCCAGGTCGATGCCGACGGGCTGCTGAGCGTGGCCGCGAAGGAGGAGACCTCCGGCGTCGAGGCCGCCATCACGGTGAAACCGAGCTACGGCCTCGCGGACGAGGACATCGCCCGCATGCTGCAGGAGAGCTTCACCACCGCCGAGGTCGACATGAAGGCCCGTGCCCTGCGCGAGTCGCAGGTGGAGGCCGAGCGCATGCTGCTCGCCACGCGCGCCGCGCTGGAGGCCGACGGCGACCTGCTCGACGCCACCCAGCGTGCCGCCATCGACACGCTGCTGCAGGACCTCGAGACGCTGCGCGCGGGCGAGGACAACGCCGCCATCGACCGCGGTGTCGAAGCCCTGGCCCAGGGCACCGAGGCCTTCGCGGCCGAACGAATGAACCGCAGCCTGCGCACCGCGCTCACCGGCAAGCGCGTCGAAGAAGTCTGA
- the ntrB gene encoding nitrate ABC transporter permease: MVSAVFHSPLDAANEARAEADKPKVATAASSTATPKPARPARDPIDWRGLFLKVLPPLTGVAALVGIWALLTMKSTTFPTPAATLKEALVLFSDPFYSNGPNDQGLGWNILFSLQRVAVGFGLAAVIGIPLGFMIGRFEFLSRMVSPLISLLRPVSPLAWLPIGLLVFKAANPAAIWTIFICSIWPMIINTAVGVQRVPADYLNVARVLNLSEWKVITKILFPAVLPYMLTGVRLSVGTAWLVIVAAEMLTGGVGIGFWVWDEWNNLNVTHILIAIFVIGIVGLLLEWALVSIAKRFTYDEV, translated from the coding sequence ATGGTCAGCGCAGTCTTCCACTCCCCCCTCGATGCCGCCAATGAGGCTCGCGCCGAGGCGGACAAGCCGAAGGTGGCCACCGCCGCCTCGTCCACCGCCACCCCGAAGCCGGCCCGCCCTGCGCGTGACCCGATCGATTGGCGGGGTCTGTTCCTGAAGGTGCTTCCACCGCTCACCGGCGTCGCCGCGCTGGTCGGCATCTGGGCCCTGCTCACGATGAAGAGCACGACGTTCCCGACCCCGGCCGCCACCCTCAAGGAGGCGCTGGTGCTGTTCTCGGACCCGTTCTACAGCAACGGCCCGAACGACCAGGGCCTCGGCTGGAACATCCTGTTCTCGCTGCAGCGCGTGGCGGTGGGCTTCGGCCTCGCGGCGGTGATCGGCATCCCGCTCGGCTTCATGATCGGCCGCTTCGAGTTCCTGAGCCGCATGGTCTCGCCGCTGATCAGCCTGCTGCGCCCGGTGTCGCCGCTCGCGTGGCTGCCCATCGGCCTGCTGGTGTTCAAGGCCGCGAACCCGGCGGCCATCTGGACCATCTTCATCTGCTCGATCTGGCCGATGATCATCAACACCGCCGTGGGCGTGCAGCGCGTGCCGGCCGACTACCTCAACGTGGCCCGCGTGCTGAACCTGTCCGAGTGGAAGGTCATCACGAAGATCCTCTTCCCCGCCGTGCTGCCGTACATGCTGACCGGCGTGCGCCTGAGCGTCGGCACCGCCTGGCTCGTGATCGTCGCGGCCGAGATGCTGACCGGCGGCGTGGGCATCGGCTTCTGGGTGTGGGACGAGTGGAACAACCTCAACGTCACGCACATCCTGATCGCGATCTTCGTGATCGGCATCGTGGGCCTGCTGCTCGAATGGGCCCTGGTCTCGATCGCCAAGCGTTTCACCTACGACGAAGTCTGA
- the rpsO gene encoding 30S ribosomal protein S15 produces MSTTEQKAEIVKANARSANDTGSPEVQVALLTARINELTPHFKTHLKDHHGRRGLLKMVNTRKSLLAYLKDRDADRYTALIQKLGLRK; encoded by the coding sequence ATGTCCACCACCGAACAAAAGGCCGAGATCGTCAAGGCCAACGCCCGCAGCGCCAACGACACCGGGTCCCCCGAAGTCCAGGTCGCCCTGCTGACCGCCCGCATCAACGAGCTGACCCCCCACTTCAAGACCCACCTGAAGGACCACCATGGTCGCCGCGGTCTGCTGAAGATGGTCAACACCCGCAAGAGCCTGCTGGCCTACCTGAAGGACCGTGACGCCGACCGCTACACGGCCCTGATCCAGAAGCTGGGTCTGCGCAAGTAA
- a CDS encoding CmpA/NrtA family ABC transporter substrate-binding protein, producing MSRRTLIKAAAASSATGMLPGLQSAVYAAGSDKPEKEEVKIGFIPLTDCASVVMASVLGFDKKYGVKIIPTKEASWAGVRDKLVNGELDMAHVLYGLVYGVHLGIGGPKKDMAVLMNLNNNGQAITLSKTLADKGAVDGGSLAKLMAREKREYTFAGTFPTGTHAMWMHYWLAAFGINPVTGAKLITVPPPQMVANMRVGNMDGFCVGEPWNHRAIMDGIGITAITTQDLWKDHPEKVLGTTSDFVKNNPNTARAVMMAVLEASQWIDASLQNKLKMAETVAQKAYINTSVDAINQRILGRYQNGLGKTWDDANHMKFFNGGAVNYPYLSDGMWFLTQHKRWGLLKDHPDYLGVAKQINRIDLYKDVAGAMKISVPKDPLRTSKLIDGVVWDGKDPKKYADGFAIKA from the coding sequence ATGAGCCGCCGAACCCTGATCAAGGCCGCCGCCGCCTCCAGCGCCACCGGCATGCTGCCGGGACTGCAATCCGCCGTGTATGCCGCCGGCTCGGACAAGCCCGAAAAGGAGGAAGTCAAGATCGGCTTCATCCCGCTGACCGACTGCGCCTCCGTCGTGATGGCCTCGGTGCTCGGCTTCGACAAGAAGTACGGGGTGAAGATCATCCCGACGAAGGAAGCCTCGTGGGCCGGCGTGCGCGACAAGCTCGTCAACGGCGAACTCGACATGGCCCACGTGCTCTACGGCCTCGTGTACGGCGTGCACCTCGGCATCGGCGGCCCCAAGAAGGACATGGCCGTGCTGATGAACCTGAACAACAACGGCCAGGCCATCACGCTGTCGAAGACCCTCGCCGACAAGGGCGCCGTCGACGGGGGTTCGCTCGCGAAGCTGATGGCCCGCGAGAAGCGCGAGTACACCTTCGCCGGCACGTTCCCCACCGGCACGCACGCGATGTGGATGCACTACTGGCTCGCGGCCTTCGGCATCAATCCCGTGACCGGCGCCAAGCTCATCACCGTGCCGCCGCCCCAGATGGTGGCGAACATGCGCGTCGGGAACATGGACGGCTTCTGCGTGGGCGAGCCCTGGAACCACCGCGCGATCATGGACGGCATCGGCATCACCGCGATCACCACCCAGGACCTCTGGAAGGACCACCCCGAAAAGGTGCTCGGCACGACGTCCGACTTCGTGAAGAACAACCCCAACACGGCGCGCGCCGTGATGATGGCCGTGCTCGAGGCCAGCCAGTGGATCGACGCCAGCCTGCAGAACAAGCTGAAGATGGCCGAGACCGTCGCCCAGAAGGCGTACATCAACACGAGCGTCGACGCCATCAACCAGCGCATCCTCGGCCGCTACCAGAACGGCCTCGGCAAGACCTGGGACGACGCGAACCACATGAAGTTCTTCAACGGCGGTGCCGTGAACTACCCCTACCTGTCGGACGGGATGTGGTTCCTGACCCAGCACAAGCGCTGGGGCCTGCTGAAGGATCACCCCGACTACCTGGGCGTCGCCAAGCAGATCAACCGCATCGACCTCTACAAGGACGTCGCGGGTGCCATGAAGATCAGTGTCCCCAAGGACCCGCTGCGCACCAGCAAGCTGATCGATGGTGTCGTCTGGGACGGCAAGGACCCGAAGAAGTACGCCGACGGCTTCGCCATCAAGGCCTGA
- a CDS encoding ABC transporter ATP-binding protein translates to MNSNFIQVQNAEMVFNTKKGRFHALREINLNVAKGEFVTLIGHSGCGKSTLLNLIAGLTLPSSGALICDNREIAAPGPERAVVFQNHSLLPWLTCEENVHLAVERVFGATESKAQLKARSLAALDLVNMGHAATKRPHEISGGMKQRVGIARALAMEPKVLLMDEPFGALDALTRAHLQDELLKIVARTQSTVVMVTHDVDEAVLLSDRIVMMTNGPAATIGEILSIDLERPRNRVELAEDTKYVHYRKEVLDFLYTRHGHVEKAA, encoded by the coding sequence ATGAACAGCAACTTCATCCAGGTCCAGAACGCCGAGATGGTGTTCAACACGAAGAAGGGCCGTTTCCACGCCCTGCGCGAGATCAACCTCAACGTGGCCAAGGGCGAGTTCGTCACGCTGATCGGCCACTCGGGCTGCGGCAAGTCCACGCTGCTGAACCTGATCGCCGGGCTCACGCTGCCCTCGAGCGGTGCACTGATCTGCGACAACCGCGAGATCGCCGCCCCGGGGCCCGAGCGTGCGGTGGTGTTCCAGAACCACTCGCTGCTGCCGTGGCTCACCTGCGAGGAGAACGTGCACCTCGCGGTCGAGCGCGTGTTCGGCGCCACCGAGTCGAAGGCTCAGCTCAAGGCGCGTTCGCTCGCCGCGCTGGACCTCGTCAACATGGGCCACGCCGCGACCAAGCGTCCGCACGAGATCTCGGGCGGCATGAAGCAGCGCGTGGGCATCGCCCGGGCGCTCGCGATGGAGCCGAAGGTGCTGCTGATGGACGAACCGTTCGGCGCGCTCGACGCCCTCACCCGCGCGCACCTGCAGGACGAGCTGCTGAAGATCGTGGCCCGCACGCAGAGCACCGTGGTGATGGTGACGCACGACGTCGACGAGGCCGTGCTGCTGTCCGACCGCATCGTGATGATGACGAACGGCCCGGCCGCCACCATCGGCGAGATCCTGTCGATCGACCTCGAGCGCCCGCGCAACCGCGTGGAACTCGCCGAGGACACGAAGTACGTGCACTACCGCAAGGAAGTGCTCGACTTCCTCTACACGCGCCACGGCCACGTCGAGAAGGCCGCCTGA
- a CDS encoding Hsp20/alpha crystallin family protein: MFVFPAPVSVSRRAAASSRLLDQLFSERVTAPSAPTSRTPALDVSETDTAFSLAFEVPGTTRELLKVSVQGRRVVLETATAEAAAATETPTDTPRVLYRERAEARYARTVVLPSEVDPASASARFDNGVLTLSLSKKVPTGATQVAIG; encoded by the coding sequence ATGTTCGTGTTCCCCGCCCCCGTTTCCGTGTCCCGCCGTGCCGCCGCTTCGAGCCGGCTGCTGGACCAGCTGTTCTCCGAGCGCGTCACCGCGCCGTCGGCCCCCACCTCCCGCACCCCGGCGCTGGACGTGTCCGAGACCGACACCGCCTTTTCGCTCGCCTTCGAGGTGCCGGGCACCACCCGCGAGTTGCTGAAGGTGTCCGTGCAGGGCCGCCGCGTGGTGCTCGAGACCGCCACGGCCGAAGCGGCTGCCGCGACCGAAACCCCCACCGACACCCCGCGCGTGCTGTACCGCGAGCGCGCCGAGGCCCGCTACGCCCGCACCGTGGTGCTGCCGTCCGAGGTGGACCCGGCCAGCGCGTCGGCCCGGTTCGACAACGGGGTGCTGACCCTGTCGCTGTCGAAGAAGGTGCCCACCGGCGCCACTCAGGTCGCGATCGGCTGA
- the tsaD gene encoding tRNA (adenosine(37)-N6)-threonylcarbamoyltransferase complex transferase subunit TsaD, whose protein sequence is MKVLGVESSCDETGVAVVEATPTGVPKLRAHALHSQIDMHQAYGGVVPELASRDHIRRVVPLTRQVLAEAGVDLAEIDVVAFTRGPGLAGALLVGAGVACSLAAALGKPVFGVHHLEGHLLSPFLASDPPEFPFVALLVSGGHTQLMRVDDVGQYELLGESIDDAAGEAFDKSAKLLGLGYPGGPVLARLAAFGDASAYSLPRPLLHSGNLDFSFAGLKTAVRTQVLKLGTNVCEQDKANIAAATQEAIVDVLVRKSIAALKQTGLRRLVVAGGVGANTMLREQLNAQCAKRQVRVHYPELALCTDNGAMIALAAAMRLQRGAVPGFDQGFDVRPRWPLTEVQPIEVQPIAT, encoded by the coding sequence ATGAAGGTCTTGGGTGTCGAATCGTCGTGCGACGAAACCGGGGTGGCCGTGGTCGAGGCCACGCCGACAGGGGTTCCGAAACTGCGGGCCCACGCCCTGCACAGCCAGATCGACATGCACCAGGCCTATGGCGGCGTGGTGCCCGAGCTGGCCTCGCGCGACCACATCCGCCGGGTCGTGCCGCTCACCCGCCAGGTGCTGGCCGAGGCGGGCGTCGACCTCGCCGAGATCGACGTGGTCGCCTTCACCCGCGGTCCGGGCCTCGCCGGGGCGCTGCTGGTGGGGGCGGGCGTCGCCTGCTCGCTGGCGGCCGCGCTCGGCAAGCCCGTGTTCGGTGTGCACCACCTGGAAGGGCACCTGCTGTCCCCGTTCCTCGCGAGCGACCCGCCGGAATTCCCGTTCGTGGCGCTGCTCGTGTCGGGCGGCCACACCCAGCTGATGCGGGTGGACGACGTGGGCCAGTACGAGCTGCTGGGCGAGTCCATCGACGATGCCGCCGGCGAGGCCTTCGACAAGTCGGCCAAGCTGCTGGGCCTCGGCTACCCGGGCGGGCCGGTGCTGGCGCGCCTGGCCGCCTTCGGCGACGCGTCCGCCTATTCGCTGCCGCGCCCGCTGCTGCACAGCGGCAACCTCGACTTCTCGTTCGCCGGCCTCAAGACCGCCGTGCGCACCCAGGTGCTCAAGCTCGGCACCAATGTCTGCGAGCAGGACAAGGCGAACATCGCCGCGGCCACGCAGGAGGCCATCGTGGACGTGCTCGTTCGCAAGTCCATCGCCGCGCTCAAGCAGACCGGGCTCAGGCGCCTCGTGGTGGCGGGTGGGGTGGGGGCGAACACGATGCTGCGCGAGCAGCTGAACGCCCAATGTGCCAAGCGCCAGGTCCGGGTGCACTACCCGGAGCTGGCGCTGTGCACCGACAACGGCGCGATGATCGCGCTCGCCGCGGCGATGCGGCTTCAGCGGGGCGCCGTCCCCGGCTTCGACCAGGGGTTCGACGTGCGGCCCCGCTGGCCGCTCACCGAGGTTCAACCCATCGAGGTTCAGCCGATCGCGACCTGA
- a CDS encoding response regulator transcription factor yields MKLLVVDDSNMVRSRIARIVQGGALGDVTIVGMARDGVEALRAASQASPDIVTMDLTMPEMDGLACIPALLAAHPRARILVISALDDKSTAIRALRLGAHGFLPKPFTDGDLQLALLGLIQHKG; encoded by the coding sequence ATGAAGCTCCTCGTGGTCGACGACTCCAACATGGTGCGCTCGCGCATCGCCCGCATCGTGCAGGGTGGTGCCCTCGGCGACGTGACGATCGTGGGCATGGCCCGCGACGGCGTGGAAGCGCTGCGCGCCGCGAGCCAGGCCTCGCCCGACATCGTCACGATGGACCTGACGATGCCCGAGATGGACGGCCTGGCCTGCATCCCGGCGCTGCTGGCCGCGCACCCGCGGGCGCGCATCCTCGTCATCAGCGCCCTCGACGACAAGTCCACCGCCATCCGCGCGCTGCGGCTCGGCGCCCACGGTTTCCTGCCGAAGCCGTTCACGGACGGCGACCTGCAACTGGCCCTGCTGGGCCTGATCCAACACAAGGGCTGA
- a CDS encoding ATP-binding protein — MTTSASSGLALDAGRAAKPAAASSLARPALGFSLGKYREILIAVAFFLLFDLAVLVLNFYVSFQISEDAVSINLSGRQRMLTQRLSKNLFASELAVANGAVPAPLTDELRLASRLFDETLTAFRNGGQVTGGDGKPVQLVPASGPKSAEILARSVALWEPWRVLLEPLREGTSPPTPEQVRAAAAYARANNLALLGLMNELTTDLGAAASQRASQLRMVQTAGIVLALLNFVFILFKFIRRLRQSDEATEQAAGETREILSVVREGLFLLTPQLTLGTQLSASVSTILAQSVHPGDNILDVLRPMVSARTLDDARGYMDLLFLPHIKEDLVQSINPLTEVAITTTDGLGHTHQRHLSMRFNRVLADGEIRHLLVTVQDVTSRIELEQKLQGEQQRAQREFDLLVRAFETDPGALRGFVDRSESALLEVNDLLRQVEAGSDPKQLRRIVDAVYRHIHAVKGEASMLQLDLLTATAHQFESQIQMLREAGTFGGDSLLALPLPLEELLTRLQALKRSVLRDRGGAPRPPADFSVPLTGLVSRIASDLGKPTRLTTALAPLTALPTATHEALQKVAVQLVRNAVVHGVEDGDTRAALGKPATAAVDVTLHRNASNQVELVVKDDGAGLDTERVRARLRALGWFSDTQLGEMSSAQVLAQIFRPGFSTSDTAGEHAGRGVGLDIVSAEVRRLGARLLVSTKPGQGTTFRVRLSA, encoded by the coding sequence GTGACCACGTCCGCCAGCTCCGGCCTGGCGCTGGACGCGGGGCGGGCCGCGAAGCCCGCCGCCGCGTCTTCGCTCGCCCGTCCCGCCCTCGGCTTTTCACTCGGCAAGTACCGCGAGATCCTGATCGCGGTCGCGTTCTTCCTGCTGTTCGACCTGGCCGTGCTGGTGTTGAACTTCTACGTGTCCTTCCAGATCTCGGAGGACGCCGTCTCGATCAACCTGTCCGGACGCCAGCGCATGCTGACGCAGCGGCTGTCGAAGAACCTGTTCGCCAGCGAGCTCGCCGTGGCCAATGGCGCCGTGCCGGCCCCGCTGACCGACGAGCTGCGCCTGGCCTCGCGCCTGTTCGACGAGACCCTCACCGCGTTCCGCAACGGCGGCCAGGTGACCGGCGGCGACGGCAAGCCGGTGCAGCTGGTCCCCGCCTCGGGGCCGAAGAGCGCGGAGATCCTCGCGCGCAGCGTCGCGCTGTGGGAGCCGTGGCGCGTGCTGCTGGAGCCGCTGCGCGAGGGGACGTCTCCGCCCACGCCCGAGCAGGTGCGTGCCGCCGCGGCCTACGCCCGCGCGAACAACCTCGCGCTGCTCGGCCTGATGAACGAGCTGACCACCGACCTCGGGGCCGCGGCCAGCCAGCGCGCCTCGCAGCTGCGGATGGTGCAGACGGCCGGCATCGTGCTCGCGCTGCTGAACTTCGTCTTCATCCTCTTCAAGTTCATCCGCCGCCTGCGCCAATCCGACGAGGCCACGGAGCAGGCCGCCGGCGAAACCCGCGAGATCCTGTCGGTGGTGCGCGAGGGCCTCTTCCTGCTGACCCCGCAGCTGACCCTTGGCACCCAGCTGTCCGCCTCGGTGTCGACCATCCTCGCGCAGTCCGTGCACCCCGGCGACAACATCCTCGACGTGCTGCGCCCGATGGTCTCGGCCCGCACGCTCGACGACGCCCGCGGCTACATGGACCTGCTGTTCCTGCCCCACATCAAGGAGGACCTGGTCCAGAGCATCAACCCGTTGACCGAGGTCGCCATCACCACCACCGACGGGCTCGGCCACACGCACCAGCGCCACCTGTCGATGCGCTTCAACCGCGTGCTCGCCGACGGCGAGATCCGCCACCTGCTCGTCACGGTGCAGGACGTCACCTCGCGCATCGAGCTGGAGCAGAAGCTCCAGGGCGAGCAGCAGCGCGCCCAGCGCGAGTTCGACCTGCTCGTGCGCGCCTTCGAGACCGACCCGGGCGCGCTGCGCGGCTTCGTGGACCGCTCCGAATCGGCACTGCTCGAGGTCAACGACCTGCTGCGCCAGGTGGAGGCCGGGTCCGATCCGAAGCAGCTGCGCCGCATCGTCGACGCCGTGTACCGGCACATCCACGCGGTCAAGGGTGAAGCCTCGATGCTGCAGCTCGACCTGCTGACCGCCACGGCCCACCAGTTCGAATCGCAGATCCAGATGCTGCGCGAGGCCGGCACGTTCGGCGGCGACTCGCTGCTCGCCCTGCCCCTGCCGCTCGAGGAACTGCTGACCCGCCTGCAGGCGCTCAAGCGGTCGGTGCTGCGCGACCGCGGGGGTGCACCCCGCCCTCCTGCCGACTTCTCGGTGCCGCTGACCGGCCTCGTCTCGCGCATCGCCAGCGACCTCGGCAAACCCACGCGCCTCACCACCGCCCTCGCCCCGCTCACCGCGTTGCCCACGGCCACGCACGAGGCGCTGCAGAAGGTGGCCGTGCAGCTGGTGCGCAATGCAGTGGTGCACGGCGTCGAGGACGGCGACACCCGCGCCGCGCTCGGCAAGCCCGCCACCGCGGCCGTCGACGTCACGCTGCACCGCAACGCCTCGAACCAGGTGGAACTCGTCGTGAAGGACGACGGCGCGGGCCTCGACACCGAACGCGTGCGCGCCCGCCTGCGGGCGCTGGGCTGGTTCAGCGACACGCAGCTCGGCGAGATGAGTTCGGCCCAGGTGCTCGCGCAGATCTTCCGGCCGGGCTTCTCCACGTCGGACACTGCCGGCGAACACGCGGGCCGCGGCGTCGGGCTCGACATCGTGTCGGCCGAGGTGCGGCGCCTGGGCGCGCGGCTGCTGGTGTCCACGAAACCCGGCCAGGGCACCACGTTCCGCGTGCGCCTGTCGGCCTGA
- a CDS encoding chemotaxis protein CheX, whose protein sequence is MVSLKESDLRLFIDSVRRYFEVTSRVAPEITSAFLGVGEVQGHEFNGIVKFSGPMNGQVTVSLPMRAVRELLLIQHETKLTEANLLDAVGEIANTLAGNARRNLGKDLDISVPTTVRGAHVAGQRARQHPYVITFRWNTYPGMVCVDLAQAA, encoded by the coding sequence ATGGTCTCGCTCAAGGAGTCCGACCTGCGGCTGTTCATCGACTCGGTGCGCCGCTACTTCGAGGTCACGAGCCGCGTCGCGCCCGAAATCACTTCCGCCTTCCTCGGCGTGGGCGAGGTGCAGGGCCACGAGTTCAACGGCATCGTGAAGTTCTCGGGACCGATGAACGGCCAGGTGACCGTGTCGCTTCCCATGCGCGCCGTGCGCGAACTGCTGCTGATCCAGCACGAGACGAAGCTCACCGAGGCCAACCTGCTCGACGCGGTGGGCGAGATCGCCAACACGCTGGCCGGCAACGCCCGCCGCAACCTGGGCAAGGACCTCGACATCTCGGTCCCCACGACGGTGCGCGGCGCCCACGTCGCGGGCCAGCGCGCCCGCCAGCACCCCTACGTCATCACGTTCCGCTGGAACACGTACCCCGGGATGGTGTGCGTGGACCTCGCGCAGGCCGCCTGA